A stretch of Antennarius striatus isolate MH-2024 chromosome 6, ASM4005453v1, whole genome shotgun sequence DNA encodes these proteins:
- the masp1 gene encoding mannan-binding lectin serine protease 1 isoform X2, with the protein MSLPLLLLLPLLADAQLLLSGMRGTLQSPHFPSPYPQDTRVRWNVSAPAGFRLRLYFSHFDLEPSYLCEYDYVQVEAEGEVLALFCGRAESDTEAVPGQRVVSSPRNSLSVVFRSDFSDEERYTGFMAHYSAEDVDECSDQSDEALRCDHLCHNYIGGYYCSCRYGYLLHADNRTCRVECSDGVFRDRSGVVSSVDFPSPYPKSSDCSYRIEVEPGFRLRLQFDTHFDVEDHPSVRCPYDHVKVAAGSSVWGPFCGDRSPGLIVTETNVVTVLFHSDDSGENGGWRISYTSVGNQCPVPEAPPHALLSPVQSEYSFRDHVLVTCEAGFRLLQGGGFVDHHQMDCQADGSWSSSAPPCQVVDCGSPKAVAMADVVFGRHDNSTLFGSTVHYVCREDGSNSSYSCGPGGHWISAQSGRGPPTCLPACGRPFRPLPSQVKRIVGGRSAEPGSFPWQVLLSVEDRSRVPEDRWFGSGALLSESWVLTAAHVLRSQRRDPSVVPVAPEHVKVFLGLHDAGDKGVATNRSVQQIFLHPHFRPDNYNNDIALLKLADAVDFSELIRPVCLPPPHNADDPPPPLPNSLGVVAGWGISNINISSSSSSSSGDPPTLTSDLGMTSDLLQFVKLPVVSQDECQASYASRSVSYNITDNMFCAGFFRGGRDTCLGDSGGAFVMEDRVSQKWAVYGLVSWGGPEDCGSQRVYGVYTRVTNYVQWIRNKLVAPPGGETTNSLTQQ; encoded by the exons ATGAG TCTCCCGCTGTtgctcctcctccccctgctggcCGACGCCCAGCTGCTGCTGTCCGGGATGCGGGGCACCCTGCAGTCGCCCCACTTCCCCTCCCCCTACCCGCAGGACACGCGTGTGCGCTGGAACGTGAGCGCGCCGGCCGGCTTCCGCCTGCGGCTCTACTTCAGCCACTTCGACCTGGAGCCGTCCTACCTGTGTGAGTACGACTACGTGCAG GTGGAGGCGGAGGGGGAGGTGCTGGCGTTGTTCTGTGGGAGGGCGGAGTCTGACACGGAGGCGGTGCCAGGCCAGCGAGTCGTCTCCTCCCCCAGGAACTCCCTGAGCGTCGTCTTCAGGTCCGACTTCTCCGACGAGGAGCGCTACACGGGCTTCATGGCGCACTACAGCGCCGAAG acgtGGACGAGTGCAGCGACCAGAGCGACGAGGCGCTGCGCTGCGACCACCTGTGTCACAACTACATTGGAGGATACTACTGCTCCTGTCGCTATGGTTACCTGCTGCACGCCGACAACCGCACCTGCAGAG tggagTGCAGTGACGGTGTGTTCAGGGACCGCTCTGGAGTTGTGAGCAGCGTTGATTTTCCGTCTCCGTACCCGAAGAGCTCCGACTGCTCCTACCGCATAGAGGTGGAGCCAGGCTTTAGGCTCCGCCTCCAGTTCGACACCCACTTTGATGTGGAGGACCACCCCTCAGTGCGCTGCCCTTACGACCACGTCAAG gtagcAGCGGGCAGCAGTGTGTGGGGTCCGTTCTGTGGGGACCGTTCTCCCGGTTTGATCGTCACGGAGACCAACGTGGTGACGGTTCTGTTCCACAGCGACGACTCGGGGGAGAATGGGGGCTGGAGGATCTCCTACACCAGTGTGG GAAACCAGTGTCCCGTtcctgaagccccgccccacGCCCTGCTGAGCCCTGTCCAATCAGAGTACTCGTTCAGAGACCACGTCCTGGTGACGTGTGAGGCGGGCTTCCGGCTGCTGCAG ggCGGGGGCTTTGTGGACCACCACCAGATGGACTGTCAGGCTGACGGCTCCTGGAGCAGCAGTGCCCCCCCCTGCCAAG TGGTGGATTGTGGGAGTCCGAAGGCCGTTGCCATGGCTGACGTTGTGTTTGGTCGTCATGACAACAGCACCCTGTTTGGATCGACGGTTCACTACGTCTGCAGGGAGGACGGCAGCAACA GCTCCTACAGCTGTGGACCAGGTGGACACTGGATCAGTGCCCAATCAGGGCGGGGCCCGCCCACCTGCCTGCCAG CCTGTGGCCGCCCGTTCCGCCCGCTTCCTTCTCAGGTGAAGAGGATTGTGGGAGGTCGCAGTGCTGAGCCCGGCTCCTTCCCCTGGCAGGTTCTGCTCAGCGTGGAGGATCGGTCCCGGGTCCCAGAGGACCGCTGGTTTGGCTCCGGGGCCCTGCTGTCTGAGTCCTGGGTCCTGACCGCCGCCCACGTCCTGAGGTCCCAGCGGAGGGACCCCAGCGTCGTCCCCGTGGCGCCGGAGCACGTCAAG GTGTTCCTTGGCCTCCATGACGCTGGAGACAAGGGCGTGGCCACCAACCGCTCAGTGCAGCAGATCTTCCTCCATCCTCACTTCCGGCCCGACAACTACAACAACGACATCGCGCTGCTGAAGCTGGCTGACGCTGTGGACTTCAGCGAGCTCATCCGTCCAGTGTGCCTCCCTCCGCCTCACAACGCG gacgaccccccccctcctcttccgaACTCTCTGGGTGTCGTTGCTGGTTGGGGAATCTCCAATATCAACatatcttcatcctcttcctcctcttctggtGACCCCCCCACTCTGACCTCAGACCTCgggatgacctctgaccttctgcAGTTCGTCAAGCTTCCGGTGGTGTCTCAGGACGAGTGTCAAGCGAGCTACGCCTCGCGCTCCGTCAGCTACAACATCACTGACAACATGTTCTGTGCTGGCTTCTTCCGGGGCGGGCGGGACACCTGCCTGGGGGACAGCGGGGGGGCATTTGTAATGGAGGACAGGGTCAGTCAGAAGTGGGCGGTGTATGGGCTGGTGTCATGGGGCGGACCTGAGGACTGTGGGAGTCAGAGAGTGTATGGAGTCTACACCCGGGTCACCAACTATGTGCAGTGGATCAGGAACAAACTCGTGGCTCCCCCTGGTGGTGAAAcaaccaacagtctgacccaacagtaa
- the masp1 gene encoding mannan-binding lectin serine protease 1 isoform X1, protein MSLPLLLLLPLLADAQLLLSGMRGTLQSPHFPSPYPQDTRVRWNVSAPAGFRLRLYFSHFDLEPSYLCEYDYVQVRRKASWVVSAALTAVCAGSKQPHTPSASCRRPSSKMAASRRGGWRPISIQDPQTAVEAEGEVLALFCGRAESDTEAVPGQRVVSSPRNSLSVVFRSDFSDEERYTGFMAHYSAEDVDECSDQSDEALRCDHLCHNYIGGYYCSCRYGYLLHADNRTCRVECSDGVFRDRSGVVSSVDFPSPYPKSSDCSYRIEVEPGFRLRLQFDTHFDVEDHPSVRCPYDHVKVAAGSSVWGPFCGDRSPGLIVTETNVVTVLFHSDDSGENGGWRISYTSVGNQCPVPEAPPHALLSPVQSEYSFRDHVLVTCEAGFRLLQGGGFVDHHQMDCQADGSWSSSAPPCQVVDCGSPKAVAMADVVFGRHDNSTLFGSTVHYVCREDGSNSSYSCGPGGHWISAQSGRGPPTCLPACGRPFRPLPSQVKRIVGGRSAEPGSFPWQVLLSVEDRSRVPEDRWFGSGALLSESWVLTAAHVLRSQRRDPSVVPVAPEHVKVFLGLHDAGDKGVATNRSVQQIFLHPHFRPDNYNNDIALLKLADAVDFSELIRPVCLPPPHNADDPPPPLPNSLGVVAGWGISNINISSSSSSSSGDPPTLTSDLGMTSDLLQFVKLPVVSQDECQASYASRSVSYNITDNMFCAGFFRGGRDTCLGDSGGAFVMEDRVSQKWAVYGLVSWGGPEDCGSQRVYGVYTRVTNYVQWIRNKLVAPPGGETTNSLTQQ, encoded by the exons ATGAG TCTCCCGCTGTtgctcctcctccccctgctggcCGACGCCCAGCTGCTGCTGTCCGGGATGCGGGGCACCCTGCAGTCGCCCCACTTCCCCTCCCCCTACCCGCAGGACACGCGTGTGCGCTGGAACGTGAGCGCGCCGGCCGGCTTCCGCCTGCGGCTCTACTTCAGCCACTTCGACCTGGAGCCGTCCTACCTGTGTGAGTACGACTACGTGCAGGTGAGGCGCAAAGCATCATGGGTCGTTTCAGCCGCACTAACCGCTGTTTGTGCAGGAAgtaaacaaccacacacaccctCAGCTTCCTGTCGCCGCCCATCATCCAAGATGGCCGCCTCACGGCGAGGAGGATGGCGGCCAATCAGCATCCAGGACCCCCAGACAGCT GTGGAGGCGGAGGGGGAGGTGCTGGCGTTGTTCTGTGGGAGGGCGGAGTCTGACACGGAGGCGGTGCCAGGCCAGCGAGTCGTCTCCTCCCCCAGGAACTCCCTGAGCGTCGTCTTCAGGTCCGACTTCTCCGACGAGGAGCGCTACACGGGCTTCATGGCGCACTACAGCGCCGAAG acgtGGACGAGTGCAGCGACCAGAGCGACGAGGCGCTGCGCTGCGACCACCTGTGTCACAACTACATTGGAGGATACTACTGCTCCTGTCGCTATGGTTACCTGCTGCACGCCGACAACCGCACCTGCAGAG tggagTGCAGTGACGGTGTGTTCAGGGACCGCTCTGGAGTTGTGAGCAGCGTTGATTTTCCGTCTCCGTACCCGAAGAGCTCCGACTGCTCCTACCGCATAGAGGTGGAGCCAGGCTTTAGGCTCCGCCTCCAGTTCGACACCCACTTTGATGTGGAGGACCACCCCTCAGTGCGCTGCCCTTACGACCACGTCAAG gtagcAGCGGGCAGCAGTGTGTGGGGTCCGTTCTGTGGGGACCGTTCTCCCGGTTTGATCGTCACGGAGACCAACGTGGTGACGGTTCTGTTCCACAGCGACGACTCGGGGGAGAATGGGGGCTGGAGGATCTCCTACACCAGTGTGG GAAACCAGTGTCCCGTtcctgaagccccgccccacGCCCTGCTGAGCCCTGTCCAATCAGAGTACTCGTTCAGAGACCACGTCCTGGTGACGTGTGAGGCGGGCTTCCGGCTGCTGCAG ggCGGGGGCTTTGTGGACCACCACCAGATGGACTGTCAGGCTGACGGCTCCTGGAGCAGCAGTGCCCCCCCCTGCCAAG TGGTGGATTGTGGGAGTCCGAAGGCCGTTGCCATGGCTGACGTTGTGTTTGGTCGTCATGACAACAGCACCCTGTTTGGATCGACGGTTCACTACGTCTGCAGGGAGGACGGCAGCAACA GCTCCTACAGCTGTGGACCAGGTGGACACTGGATCAGTGCCCAATCAGGGCGGGGCCCGCCCACCTGCCTGCCAG CCTGTGGCCGCCCGTTCCGCCCGCTTCCTTCTCAGGTGAAGAGGATTGTGGGAGGTCGCAGTGCTGAGCCCGGCTCCTTCCCCTGGCAGGTTCTGCTCAGCGTGGAGGATCGGTCCCGGGTCCCAGAGGACCGCTGGTTTGGCTCCGGGGCCCTGCTGTCTGAGTCCTGGGTCCTGACCGCCGCCCACGTCCTGAGGTCCCAGCGGAGGGACCCCAGCGTCGTCCCCGTGGCGCCGGAGCACGTCAAG GTGTTCCTTGGCCTCCATGACGCTGGAGACAAGGGCGTGGCCACCAACCGCTCAGTGCAGCAGATCTTCCTCCATCCTCACTTCCGGCCCGACAACTACAACAACGACATCGCGCTGCTGAAGCTGGCTGACGCTGTGGACTTCAGCGAGCTCATCCGTCCAGTGTGCCTCCCTCCGCCTCACAACGCG gacgaccccccccctcctcttccgaACTCTCTGGGTGTCGTTGCTGGTTGGGGAATCTCCAATATCAACatatcttcatcctcttcctcctcttctggtGACCCCCCCACTCTGACCTCAGACCTCgggatgacctctgaccttctgcAGTTCGTCAAGCTTCCGGTGGTGTCTCAGGACGAGTGTCAAGCGAGCTACGCCTCGCGCTCCGTCAGCTACAACATCACTGACAACATGTTCTGTGCTGGCTTCTTCCGGGGCGGGCGGGACACCTGCCTGGGGGACAGCGGGGGGGCATTTGTAATGGAGGACAGGGTCAGTCAGAAGTGGGCGGTGTATGGGCTGGTGTCATGGGGCGGACCTGAGGACTGTGGGAGTCAGAGAGTGTATGGAGTCTACACCCGGGTCACCAACTATGTGCAGTGGATCAGGAACAAACTCGTGGCTCCCCCTGGTGGTGAAAcaaccaacagtctgacccaacagtaa
- the masp1 gene encoding mannan-binding lectin serine protease 1 isoform X3, translated as MAASRRGGWRPISIQDPQTAVEAEGEVLALFCGRAESDTEAVPGQRVVSSPRNSLSVVFRSDFSDEERYTGFMAHYSAEDVDECSDQSDEALRCDHLCHNYIGGYYCSCRYGYLLHADNRTCRVECSDGVFRDRSGVVSSVDFPSPYPKSSDCSYRIEVEPGFRLRLQFDTHFDVEDHPSVRCPYDHVKVAAGSSVWGPFCGDRSPGLIVTETNVVTVLFHSDDSGENGGWRISYTSVGNQCPVPEAPPHALLSPVQSEYSFRDHVLVTCEAGFRLLQGGGFVDHHQMDCQADGSWSSSAPPCQVVDCGSPKAVAMADVVFGRHDNSTLFGSTVHYVCREDGSNSSYSCGPGGHWISAQSGRGPPTCLPACGRPFRPLPSQVKRIVGGRSAEPGSFPWQVLLSVEDRSRVPEDRWFGSGALLSESWVLTAAHVLRSQRRDPSVVPVAPEHVKVFLGLHDAGDKGVATNRSVQQIFLHPHFRPDNYNNDIALLKLADAVDFSELIRPVCLPPPHNADDPPPPLPNSLGVVAGWGISNINISSSSSSSSGDPPTLTSDLGMTSDLLQFVKLPVVSQDECQASYASRSVSYNITDNMFCAGFFRGGRDTCLGDSGGAFVMEDRVSQKWAVYGLVSWGGPEDCGSQRVYGVYTRVTNYVQWIRNKLVAPPGGETTNSLTQQ; from the exons ATGGCCGCCTCACGGCGAGGAGGATGGCGGCCAATCAGCATCCAGGACCCCCAGACAGCT GTGGAGGCGGAGGGGGAGGTGCTGGCGTTGTTCTGTGGGAGGGCGGAGTCTGACACGGAGGCGGTGCCAGGCCAGCGAGTCGTCTCCTCCCCCAGGAACTCCCTGAGCGTCGTCTTCAGGTCCGACTTCTCCGACGAGGAGCGCTACACGGGCTTCATGGCGCACTACAGCGCCGAAG acgtGGACGAGTGCAGCGACCAGAGCGACGAGGCGCTGCGCTGCGACCACCTGTGTCACAACTACATTGGAGGATACTACTGCTCCTGTCGCTATGGTTACCTGCTGCACGCCGACAACCGCACCTGCAGAG tggagTGCAGTGACGGTGTGTTCAGGGACCGCTCTGGAGTTGTGAGCAGCGTTGATTTTCCGTCTCCGTACCCGAAGAGCTCCGACTGCTCCTACCGCATAGAGGTGGAGCCAGGCTTTAGGCTCCGCCTCCAGTTCGACACCCACTTTGATGTGGAGGACCACCCCTCAGTGCGCTGCCCTTACGACCACGTCAAG gtagcAGCGGGCAGCAGTGTGTGGGGTCCGTTCTGTGGGGACCGTTCTCCCGGTTTGATCGTCACGGAGACCAACGTGGTGACGGTTCTGTTCCACAGCGACGACTCGGGGGAGAATGGGGGCTGGAGGATCTCCTACACCAGTGTGG GAAACCAGTGTCCCGTtcctgaagccccgccccacGCCCTGCTGAGCCCTGTCCAATCAGAGTACTCGTTCAGAGACCACGTCCTGGTGACGTGTGAGGCGGGCTTCCGGCTGCTGCAG ggCGGGGGCTTTGTGGACCACCACCAGATGGACTGTCAGGCTGACGGCTCCTGGAGCAGCAGTGCCCCCCCCTGCCAAG TGGTGGATTGTGGGAGTCCGAAGGCCGTTGCCATGGCTGACGTTGTGTTTGGTCGTCATGACAACAGCACCCTGTTTGGATCGACGGTTCACTACGTCTGCAGGGAGGACGGCAGCAACA GCTCCTACAGCTGTGGACCAGGTGGACACTGGATCAGTGCCCAATCAGGGCGGGGCCCGCCCACCTGCCTGCCAG CCTGTGGCCGCCCGTTCCGCCCGCTTCCTTCTCAGGTGAAGAGGATTGTGGGAGGTCGCAGTGCTGAGCCCGGCTCCTTCCCCTGGCAGGTTCTGCTCAGCGTGGAGGATCGGTCCCGGGTCCCAGAGGACCGCTGGTTTGGCTCCGGGGCCCTGCTGTCTGAGTCCTGGGTCCTGACCGCCGCCCACGTCCTGAGGTCCCAGCGGAGGGACCCCAGCGTCGTCCCCGTGGCGCCGGAGCACGTCAAG GTGTTCCTTGGCCTCCATGACGCTGGAGACAAGGGCGTGGCCACCAACCGCTCAGTGCAGCAGATCTTCCTCCATCCTCACTTCCGGCCCGACAACTACAACAACGACATCGCGCTGCTGAAGCTGGCTGACGCTGTGGACTTCAGCGAGCTCATCCGTCCAGTGTGCCTCCCTCCGCCTCACAACGCG gacgaccccccccctcctcttccgaACTCTCTGGGTGTCGTTGCTGGTTGGGGAATCTCCAATATCAACatatcttcatcctcttcctcctcttctggtGACCCCCCCACTCTGACCTCAGACCTCgggatgacctctgaccttctgcAGTTCGTCAAGCTTCCGGTGGTGTCTCAGGACGAGTGTCAAGCGAGCTACGCCTCGCGCTCCGTCAGCTACAACATCACTGACAACATGTTCTGTGCTGGCTTCTTCCGGGGCGGGCGGGACACCTGCCTGGGGGACAGCGGGGGGGCATTTGTAATGGAGGACAGGGTCAGTCAGAAGTGGGCGGTGTATGGGCTGGTGTCATGGGGCGGACCTGAGGACTGTGGGAGTCAGAGAGTGTATGGAGTCTACACCCGGGTCACCAACTATGTGCAGTGGATCAGGAACAAACTCGTGGCTCCCCCTGGTGGTGAAAcaaccaacagtctgacccaacagtaa
- the masp1 gene encoding mannan-binding lectin serine protease 1 isoform X4, with the protein MSLPLLLLLPLLADAQLLLSGMRGTLQSPHFPSPYPQDTRVRWNVSAPAGFRLRLYFSHFDLEPSYLCEYDYVQVRRKASWVVSAALTAVCAGSKQPHTPSASCRRPSSKMAASRRGGWRPISIQDPQTAVEAEGEVLALFCGRAESDTEAVPGQRVVSSPRNSLSVVFRSDFSDEERYTGFMAHYSAEDVDECSDQSDEALRCDHLCHNYIGGYYCSCRYGYLLHADNRTCRVECSDGVFRDRSGVVSSVDFPSPYPKSSDCSYRIEVEPGFRLRLQFDTHFDVEDHPSVRCPYDHVKVAAGSSVWGPFCGDRSPGLIVTETNVVTVLFHSDDSGENGGWRISYTSVGNQCPVPEAPPHALLSPVQSEYSFRDHVLVTCEAGFRLLQGGGFVDHHQMDCQADGSWSSSAPPCQVVDCGSPKAVAMADVVFGRHDNSTLFGSTVHYVCREDGSNSSYSCGPGGHWISAQSGRGPPTCLPACGRPFRPLPSQVKRIVGGRSAEPGSFPWQVLLSVEDRSRVPEDRWFGSGALLSESWVLTAAHVLRSQRRDPSVVPVAPEHVKVFLGLHDAGDKGVATNRSVQQIFLHPHFRPDNYNNDIALLKLADAVDFSELIRPVCLPPPHNAVLDSTSATETLQ; encoded by the exons ATGAG TCTCCCGCTGTtgctcctcctccccctgctggcCGACGCCCAGCTGCTGCTGTCCGGGATGCGGGGCACCCTGCAGTCGCCCCACTTCCCCTCCCCCTACCCGCAGGACACGCGTGTGCGCTGGAACGTGAGCGCGCCGGCCGGCTTCCGCCTGCGGCTCTACTTCAGCCACTTCGACCTGGAGCCGTCCTACCTGTGTGAGTACGACTACGTGCAGGTGAGGCGCAAAGCATCATGGGTCGTTTCAGCCGCACTAACCGCTGTTTGTGCAGGAAgtaaacaaccacacacaccctCAGCTTCCTGTCGCCGCCCATCATCCAAGATGGCCGCCTCACGGCGAGGAGGATGGCGGCCAATCAGCATCCAGGACCCCCAGACAGCT GTGGAGGCGGAGGGGGAGGTGCTGGCGTTGTTCTGTGGGAGGGCGGAGTCTGACACGGAGGCGGTGCCAGGCCAGCGAGTCGTCTCCTCCCCCAGGAACTCCCTGAGCGTCGTCTTCAGGTCCGACTTCTCCGACGAGGAGCGCTACACGGGCTTCATGGCGCACTACAGCGCCGAAG acgtGGACGAGTGCAGCGACCAGAGCGACGAGGCGCTGCGCTGCGACCACCTGTGTCACAACTACATTGGAGGATACTACTGCTCCTGTCGCTATGGTTACCTGCTGCACGCCGACAACCGCACCTGCAGAG tggagTGCAGTGACGGTGTGTTCAGGGACCGCTCTGGAGTTGTGAGCAGCGTTGATTTTCCGTCTCCGTACCCGAAGAGCTCCGACTGCTCCTACCGCATAGAGGTGGAGCCAGGCTTTAGGCTCCGCCTCCAGTTCGACACCCACTTTGATGTGGAGGACCACCCCTCAGTGCGCTGCCCTTACGACCACGTCAAG gtagcAGCGGGCAGCAGTGTGTGGGGTCCGTTCTGTGGGGACCGTTCTCCCGGTTTGATCGTCACGGAGACCAACGTGGTGACGGTTCTGTTCCACAGCGACGACTCGGGGGAGAATGGGGGCTGGAGGATCTCCTACACCAGTGTGG GAAACCAGTGTCCCGTtcctgaagccccgccccacGCCCTGCTGAGCCCTGTCCAATCAGAGTACTCGTTCAGAGACCACGTCCTGGTGACGTGTGAGGCGGGCTTCCGGCTGCTGCAG ggCGGGGGCTTTGTGGACCACCACCAGATGGACTGTCAGGCTGACGGCTCCTGGAGCAGCAGTGCCCCCCCCTGCCAAG TGGTGGATTGTGGGAGTCCGAAGGCCGTTGCCATGGCTGACGTTGTGTTTGGTCGTCATGACAACAGCACCCTGTTTGGATCGACGGTTCACTACGTCTGCAGGGAGGACGGCAGCAACA GCTCCTACAGCTGTGGACCAGGTGGACACTGGATCAGTGCCCAATCAGGGCGGGGCCCGCCCACCTGCCTGCCAG CCTGTGGCCGCCCGTTCCGCCCGCTTCCTTCTCAGGTGAAGAGGATTGTGGGAGGTCGCAGTGCTGAGCCCGGCTCCTTCCCCTGGCAGGTTCTGCTCAGCGTGGAGGATCGGTCCCGGGTCCCAGAGGACCGCTGGTTTGGCTCCGGGGCCCTGCTGTCTGAGTCCTGGGTCCTGACCGCCGCCCACGTCCTGAGGTCCCAGCGGAGGGACCCCAGCGTCGTCCCCGTGGCGCCGGAGCACGTCAAG GTGTTCCTTGGCCTCCATGACGCTGGAGACAAGGGCGTGGCCACCAACCGCTCAGTGCAGCAGATCTTCCTCCATCCTCACTTCCGGCCCGACAACTACAACAACGACATCGCGCTGCTGAAGCTGGCTGACGCTGTGGACTTCAGCGAGCTCATCCGTCCAGTGTGCCTCCCTCCGCCTCACAACGCGGTACTGGATAGCACGAGTGCTACAGAAACCCTCCAGTAA